The DNA region AAAGCTGTGCTTGAGCATCAGTGCTCTCTGTTTAAGGCAAATTCAAGACATCTGCTGAGGTCCGGGGGAACATCCATAGTGAGGCCTCAGCCATGCAGTCAAGCAGGAACATGATGTTATTGACTTGACTGATGGTTTCCTGTcgtgagagaaagaaacatgtacagaggaaaataaaaggatgCATCTGTGGTCTCACCTGTACTAAGCAGCCACAAAAACACCTCAGGTTTGGTTTTGTACAGACAAGGTGTGAGACTGAAGATAAAAATGCCATCATTCTTTCCGTTTAATCCTgcatctcttttttctttggatTTCTATGTGACATATAACAGTATTTGATGGGGATTCTGTTcaatatcatttattttgatttcaaatctcattttgaatttttacaTCAActttgaaaacatcagtttctgTTTTGGAGGCTGGGTGGGGGGGTCCCACAGCTGATTATGCAACACAGAGCTCATCGTCTTCAAAGCTCACCCTTCACAGAGCAATGGAAATTCTCAGTTTTCAGTGACACAGACCAGATCTGAAGACAATTCCTCCTGTGTTGGATTTTGCAGATTGTGCAgtttaaacaacacaaaaaaaacacttagaTCCtgcttcaaatgaaaaatgtctgcaCGCTGTTTTTCAGGCACTGAtgcacatctgtctgtctgtacccTGTCTGAAAAACTACCATTGTGAGACCAGTGTGGGAAACCTCTTTGGTGCCACTTCGAATGAGCACCCGTTAACATCTAGTGTGAAACTGTGCCAAGTCATAAAACAGTCAGGTTCTACAGTTAAGAAAGCCAGAAAATAGACAGATCAACAGGAGGCTGTCTAGTCAGACTGAAAACATTGTGGATTGGACTTACCACATTCACAACCGTGTCTCCCACAAAATCATGTTCGTTACACCATTGACGGCACTGAAATACTTTCCCATGTATGCcacatgtatatacacacaaactgctGATCTAATCACTCCTGTTTATAATTGGCAGTTATTGAACCTTTCGTCAGCTTGTTTTGCTGAGTGGATGTAAGAGCAATGAACAAAACTGCAGCAtatgttagtttttttgtttggttttgttttgtcttttttttattacttccctccaaaaaataaaaaaataaaaaaataaaaagttttcatttagttacaacacacaacaaacacatgatgGTACAAacgtaaaaaaaattatcagtaTTTACACAATAtacagaaaatttaaaaaatgtgcttGTGACGGcctgaatatgaatatgaggaatgaatgaatataaatttgTCATAAAGACTCGCCTGTGGTTGCTTTCAAAGAttactgttgtctgtttttaatgcatGAATAAAAGTAGGGACATGTTGAAAATGGTCTCAAGTGTCAGGTTAAAGACTGGGGAAATGTGCATTTAAATAGACAGGGCTGGGGTTGTATCCGTGTCTGACATAACAGAGGGACGTTTGGGGACTGCATTTGTTTTACTGTAGCCTCCTTTTCCCATACCAGCACACATCTTCGCAATCCTCAGGAGGTCCTGCCTGAACCGAACCCCAATGAAGACATAAAGGAAGGGGTTCAAGCAGGCATGAGTAAATGCCAGCATCTTGGCTACCTGTCCGGCTATATCAAAACGAGTTACCATGTCACATTCTGTGATAGTAGTATTAGCAGCCTGAGTGGCCTCCACTATCAGCAAACCATTGTAAGGCAGCTGAGagaggacaaacacaaacaccacagcaaaGATTACACGCAGGGCCTTGTGTTTTTCGAAGCTCTTGGCCTGCAGGAGAGTGCGAATGATGACAGAATAACAGAAGAACATGAtgagcagagggaggcagaagCCCATGGAAATCTGCAGGGACAGCACCAGGATCTTAGTCCAGTTGTTTGAGTTGTTCCAGTAGACCAGAGTACAGAAAGACTGCCCCCTTTGGTCTGCCTTCACCTGAGCAAAGATGAACTCTGGGAGCGCCAGGAGAGTGGAGAGAAACCAAACACCCAGGCAGGCAAGTTTGCTGTAAAAGAGTCTCTTTTTCTTCAAGTTCTGGGCCTTCGTGACTTGCACAATTGCAATGTAGCGGTCCACGCTAATACAGGTGAGCAGGAGCATGCTGTTGAAGAAGTTGATCTTGTAGACAGCAGAAACCATTTTGCACATGACGCCACCGAAGTTCCAGCCCCTGATGGCATCGACAGCCCAGAAGGGCAGCATGCACAGGAAGAGAAGGTCAGCCACGGCCAGGTTTAGCAAATACACATCGGTCATTGTTTTCAGACGGCTGCGCACAGTGGTGTAAATCCAAACCACCAACAGGTTACCCACAGCACCGAGCAAGAAGATGATCCCAAACAAAGGGGGTTCAAACTGGCCACGAAAGTTCCTCACCCACGTTCTATCACACAGCCCTGTGCTTTCAGTTAGCCCTGGATCATAGTCTTGGTAGTCAGGAGTCTCCTGCATTGAAAAGCAAAGAAGATATATTATTTAATGCATTAGTTAAGAGAGTTGAATGCAACAAGGATACAAACCTTTTTCTCACTCTTCATTTCATGCCAAGAACTTGTTAACAGTTTCAAGCATCATTTAGAGGGGAATATATTGGCAAGACATCAAACACTGTCTGACGTAAAATGCTAACCAGAGCGTGCATTAAGCTCCTGTCAGGTGCAGGTGTTGTGTCTGTGCAAAAAAACCACACCACTGCATAACTTCCTGCTCCTATCCATGCCTTAGAGGGGGTAAACGGTCCTGAGGGGCTCCAGAAAGGGGGCCGCAAAGCAGAACTCAGTACCCCAGATGCACCAGGTTTAGATGCAGAACAGAGATACAGTGAGGTGAAGTGGAAAGTTCATGTTTTCACAGAGTGGAAAATTTGTTGCTGGCACTGCTTTGGCTGTGACATTTGAAAATCCAAAAGATGTCAGTTTCAGATAACACTAATGTACCTGGATCATGAAGTGCTTTGgtttacacatatacacacgcacacatatatatacaccctatatatatatatgtgtgtgtgttggtttacACGTATAAATTGTTTCAACAAAAAGCCTACACTATGAAGTGACACTGATTTTGCATAGTTAAACTGATATCTAAATCTTAAATatgattgtttttgttaaaatcatattttaagTGCTGTCATACATACagattaaacagcaacaatctCACCTCCCGTGCTTTTCTCAATCATACAATATATACACAACAATAAATATATCTACACTGTCAGATAATTATCTCTAAGAATACTTACACTTTCCATAAAAACAGTTACCGTCGTCATTGTGGTTCCTAATTCATCATCCATTGTTGCCTACAAAGAACCAAAATATTTTACTATAAAACAGCATCAAAACTTATTCATCTGTAATGTTAGCAAATGTAGCAAATATGAATAACTGATGAAtatgaaaatctgaatttaatgaaaaagcTTAGtggtaaaacagaaaatagaatGTAAAAATTTCTTCAGAGCAGCAAAGCACTTACCCAATGAGTAATAACTGAGAGCAGTCTCTATGTTACACTGCAGTTTTGGTGTCAACTCAAAAAGCCAACCCCATCTTCACTTACTTATAGCTTCCCTTTAACCACATGATCACATGCTCTAGAAGGGAAGAACATCACAGCACTCTGCTTTACATCTCCTTCTTTAAAAGCAGATATCCATACCAGCTAAATGAGCATCAAAAACGGATAGCACCTTGGTTTTAGGTATGAGAAGCAGTGTGTTTTAATTGCACAGCTGTGACTTTCAGATTTCAGCGAATGAGCCATGTCCATCAGGTTTCAGAGAAAACAATACACCTACATTCTCTCCACAGCCGATTGAGTTTCAAGGGGAAGCCGGTTTTCACCACGTTTTGTGTGCACAGGTGGTGCACTTAACCCTACAGATGAGTGATGCGTGAAACTGAGAATCATGAGATGTGATTCAAGCACAAATCTGGAGGAGACACTGTAGGTGCTGCTCTTTGAAATATCCCATGTAATAAACATACCTCAGACTGTGTGGCTTGTGATGTCTTACAGAAAGTATAGATAAGAACGCCCTA from Echeneis naucrates chromosome 20, fEcheNa1.1, whole genome shotgun sequence includes:
- the LOC115060902 gene encoding C-C chemokine receptor type 9-like isoform X1, which gives rise to MDDELGTTMTTVTVFMESETPDYQDYDPGLTESTGLCDRTWVRNFRGQFEPPLFGIIFLLGAVGNLLVVWIYTTVRSRLKTMTDVYLLNLAVADLLFLCMLPFWAVDAIRGWNFGGVMCKMVSAVYKINFFNSMLLLTCISVDRYIAIVQVTKAQNLKKKRLFYSKLACLGVWFLSTLLALPEFIFAQVKADQRGQSFCTLVYWNNSNNWTKILVLSLQISMGFCLPLLIMFFCYSVIIRTLLQAKSFEKHKALRVIFAVVFVFVLSQLPYNGLLIVEATQAANTTITECDMVTRFDIAGQVAKMLAFTHACLNPFLYVFIGVRFRQDLLRIAKMCAGMGKGGYSKTNAVPKRPSVMSDTDTTPALSI
- the LOC115060902 gene encoding C-C chemokine receptor type 9-like isoform X2, whose protein sequence is MKSEKKETPDYQDYDPGLTESTGLCDRTWVRNFRGQFEPPLFGIIFLLGAVGNLLVVWIYTTVRSRLKTMTDVYLLNLAVADLLFLCMLPFWAVDAIRGWNFGGVMCKMVSAVYKINFFNSMLLLTCISVDRYIAIVQVTKAQNLKKKRLFYSKLACLGVWFLSTLLALPEFIFAQVKADQRGQSFCTLVYWNNSNNWTKILVLSLQISMGFCLPLLIMFFCYSVIIRTLLQAKSFEKHKALRVIFAVVFVFVLSQLPYNGLLIVEATQAANTTITECDMVTRFDIAGQVAKMLAFTHACLNPFLYVFIGVRFRQDLLRIAKMCAGMGKGGYSKTNAVPKRPSVMSDTDTTPALSI